The following proteins are co-located in the Bacteroidales bacterium genome:
- a CDS encoding FKBP-type peptidyl-prolyl cis-trans isomerase — protein MMKKNSFISLLIISTVLAFTLISCDPSKKYIEQEEDQIQDYLKSNPNLSFEQKPSGLYYVTIQQGTGIIPVKHDTAYIKYTGRFLSGNIFDTNVGTNDTLSVPVDEGWMIQGFDEGITYMKVGEKAQLLIPSKLAYGPTGYYLIGGYTPLLFDLELVKVKRGTGK, from the coding sequence ATGATGAAGAAAAATAGTTTTATTTCACTCTTGATTATTTCAACAGTTCTGGCCTTTACTCTCATTTCTTGTGATCCATCCAAAAAATATATTGAACAGGAAGAAGATCAGATCCAGGATTATCTGAAAAGCAATCCTAATCTGTCATTTGAGCAGAAACCAAGCGGTTTATATTATGTTACTATTCAGCAGGGTACAGGTATAATACCTGTTAAACATGATACTGCTTATATTAAGTATACCGGCAGGTTTCTCAGCGGAAATATTTTCGATACAAATGTAGGCACCAACGATACACTTTCTGTTCCTGTCGATGAAGGCTGGATGATTCAGGGTTTTGATGAAGGTATTACATATATGAAAGTTGGCGAAAAAGCACAACTTCTGATTCCATCGAAACTGGCCTATGGGCCAACCGGTTATTACTTAATTGGTGGTTATACTCCGCTTCTTTTTGATCTTGAACTTGTTAAGGTAAAAAGAGGAACAGGTAAATAG
- a CDS encoding DUF721 domain-containing protein: protein MRRSKTISLAEALKDYVREMNLEGKLNEVGVINSWEEVVGKAISSRTSKIYIKDHILYVHLNSSVVRNELLMLRQAIKEKLNENAGSEVIKDIVFR from the coding sequence ATGAGAAGGAGTAAAACCATATCTCTTGCCGAGGCACTTAAGGATTATGTCAGAGAGATGAATCTCGAAGGCAAACTTAATGAAGTAGGAGTCATTAACTCCTGGGAAGAGGTAGTGGGAAAAGCAATAAGCTCCCGGACTTCAAAGATTTATATCAAAGATCACATCCTATATGTTCATCTGAACTCGTCCGTTGTGAGGAATGAACTATTAATGCTTCGTCAGGCAATCAAGGAGAAACTCAACGAAAATGCTGGATCTGAAGTAATTAAGGATATTGTTTTTAGATAA
- a CDS encoding MBL fold metallo-hydrolase — translation MKITFLGTGTSQGVPVIACECSTCLSQDEHDKRLRTSLLLETDDTTLLFDAGPDFRQQMLRAHVTKLDSILLTHEHKDHIAGLDDVRAFNYKSQDAIDIYAEERVQKALKKEYSYVFSEYQYPGVPKMRLNMINDHPINIRGIDILPIRVFHYRLPVYGFRIGNFAYITDANYIPEESKEKLFGVKYLVINALRKEKHISHFSLREAVDLIREISPKKAYITHISHQMGFYADISKELPAGISLAFDGLTFMCNE, via the coding sequence GTGAAAATAACATTTCTTGGAACAGGTACTTCACAGGGTGTGCCTGTAATTGCTTGTGAATGCAGTACATGTCTTTCTCAGGATGAGCATGATAAGAGATTGAGAACATCTTTGCTTCTGGAGACAGATGACACAACTTTGCTTTTTGATGCTGGACCTGACTTCCGGCAGCAGATGCTAAGAGCACATGTGACAAAACTTGATTCAATTCTACTGACACATGAACATAAAGATCATATAGCAGGATTGGATGATGTCAGGGCTTTCAATTATAAAAGTCAGGATGCAATAGATATATACGCAGAGGAAAGAGTTCAAAAAGCTCTGAAAAAGGAGTATTCGTATGTTTTTTCTGAATATCAGTACCCGGGTGTTCCGAAAATGAGACTTAATATGATTAACGATCATCCAATAAATATAAGGGGTATTGATATCCTTCCAATAAGAGTATTTCATTACAGGCTTCCTGTTTATGGTTTCAGGATCGGTAATTTTGCTTATATAACAGATGCAAACTACATTCCTGAGGAAAGCAAAGAGAAGTTATTTGGAGTTAAGTATCTGGTTATTAATGCTCTCAGAAAAGAAAAACACATATCTCATTTTAGTCTGAGGGAGGCTGTTGACCTTATACGTGAGATCTCACCAAAGAAAGCTTACATTACTCATATCAGTCACCAGATGGGGTTTTATGCCGATATTTCAAAAGAGTTACCTGCAGGTATTTCGCTGGCATTCGACGGATTGACATTTATGTGTAATGAATAA
- a CDS encoding DNA replication/repair protein RecF — protein sequence MYLKKLSLTNFKNYELNELEFSPKINCFTGNNGVGKTNILDAIHYLSLTKSFFNNIDSISIRHGEEYFIIQGTFSRDGEDDTIYCVFQRQKQKLLKRNNKEYQKLSDHVGRYPVVMISPADSALITEGSEDRRRFMNKIISQYNSVYLDSVLRYSKALQQRNKLLKDFRSSGKFDIDALAIWDSQLVKYGEYIYTERKILVNELIPVFQEYYSMISSGREKVRLKYRSHLDDCGFQESLDNSLSKDRFLEYTTVGIHKDDLVLEMDDFPVKSLGSQGQQKSYLVALKLAKFDYIKRKAGFSPVLLLDDIFDKFDADRVEQIIRLVGNHRFGQIFITDTHQNRLQDILSSHNADYKLFRIADLTIEEVAHNGLA from the coding sequence ATGTATTTAAAAAAGCTTTCCCTGACTAACTTCAAAAACTATGAGCTTAATGAGCTTGAGTTTTCTCCTAAAATAAACTGTTTCACAGGCAATAATGGAGTTGGCAAAACAAATATCCTTGATGCCATCCACTATCTGTCTCTTACAAAAAGTTTTTTTAATAATATTGACAGCATAAGTATCAGGCATGGTGAGGAATACTTCATAATTCAGGGAACATTCTCAAGAGACGGTGAAGATGATACGATTTACTGTGTATTTCAGCGACAGAAGCAGAAATTGCTTAAGCGTAACAACAAGGAGTACCAGAAACTTTCAGATCATGTCGGGAGATATCCTGTTGTTATGATTTCACCAGCCGACAGTGCTCTGATAACAGAAGGAAGTGAAGACCGCAGAAGGTTTATGAATAAGATCATCAGTCAGTATAATTCTGTTTATCTCGATTCAGTTCTAAGATACAGTAAAGCTCTTCAGCAGCGGAATAAGCTTCTTAAAGATTTCAGATCCTCCGGAAAGTTTGACATTGATGCGCTGGCTATATGGGACTCCCAACTGGTGAAATATGGTGAGTATATTTACACTGAACGGAAAATCCTTGTAAATGAACTTATTCCGGTATTCCAGGAATATTATTCGATGATCTCATCCGGAAGAGAGAAAGTGAGACTAAAATACAGGTCGCATCTTGACGATTGTGGTTTTCAGGAATCTCTTGATAACTCTTTGTCAAAAGACAGGTTTCTTGAGTATACAACCGTTGGAATTCATAAAGATGACCTTGTACTTGAGATGGATGATTTTCCTGTAAAATCTCTCGGGTCACAGGGTCAGCAGAAGTCCTACCTGGTTGCACTTAAACTTGCCAAATTTGATTATATTAAACGAAAAGCCGGTTTCTCACCGGTACTGTTACTTGATGACATTTTCGATAAATTTGATGCTGACAGGGTGGAGCAGATAATCAGGCTGGTGGGTAATCACCGGTTCGGGCAGATATTCATTACAGATACTCACCAGAACAGGCTCCAGGATATTCTCTCTTCACATAATGCTGATTATAAGCTTTTCAGAATAGCAGACCTGACTATTGAAGAAGTAGCTCATAACGGGCTGGCATAA
- a CDS encoding tetratricopeptide repeat protein, translating into MAKNKKDENPQTISNVEQTLSKTEHFLEENYKTLIIGLGVIVAVVGLVWLGKMYLNNRNSEAQSQMYQAERYLEMDSLKLALNGDGNYLGFIDIAKDYKFTSSGNLALYGAGICNLHLGNYQEAIDYLNKYSKKDKVIGSLAIGATGDAYVELGDTEKGIAKYLEAADFAKNSFNTPVYLLKAGELYELSGKFSEALKVYERIETEYPESTEGTTIDKYIARVKLLIK; encoded by the coding sequence ATGGCTAAGAACAAAAAGGACGAAAATCCACAGACTATTTCAAACGTTGAACAGACACTGAGCAAGACAGAACATTTTCTTGAGGAGAATTATAAAACTTTAATAATCGGATTGGGAGTTATTGTTGCAGTTGTAGGTCTGGTATGGCTAGGCAAGATGTATCTTAATAACAGGAACTCAGAAGCTCAGTCACAGATGTATCAGGCTGAACGCTATCTTGAAATGGACTCACTGAAACTTGCTCTTAATGGCGATGGTAACTATTTGGGATTTATCGATATAGCAAAAGACTATAAATTTACCAGTTCAGGAAATCTTGCACTCTATGGTGCCGGCATTTGCAATCTGCATCTGGGAAATTATCAGGAAGCAATTGACTATCTTAATAAATATTCTAAAAAGGATAAAGTGATTGGATCGCTGGCTATTGGTGCCACAGGTGACGCTTATGTTGAATTGGGTGATACAGAAAAGGGAATTGCTAAATATCTTGAAGCTGCTGACTTTGCAAAGAATTCATTTAATACACCTGTTTATCTTCTGAAAGCCGGTGAATTATATGAATTAAGCGGAAAGTTTTCAGAGGCACTTAAAGTATATGAAAGAATAGAGACTGAGTATCCGGAGAGCACTGAAGGTACAACAATCGACAAGTACATTGCAAGGGTAAAGCTTCTTATCAAGTAG
- a CDS encoding FKBP-type peptidyl-prolyl cis-trans isomerase: MQKILIFSYFILFILSSCRNASEKPVVDNKPGTDEMAELNRYFVQKDRERIQNYAERKGLNLIESPTGLWYQIIKQGDGTGYSDNDRIVFEYECSLLDGTKCYSSQTLGPKDIVLGRSSLEPGLNEGLRMLKPGGEAIFILPPFLAFGLPGDGKMIPSRAVIVYNVNILQPE, translated from the coding sequence ATGCAAAAGATACTTATATTTTCATACTTCATCTTATTTATTCTTTCATCATGCCGGAATGCCTCTGAAAAGCCTGTTGTTGATAACAAACCCGGAACGGATGAAATGGCTGAACTAAACAGATATTTTGTACAAAAGGACAGGGAGAGGATTCAAAATTATGCAGAACGGAAAGGATTAAATTTAATAGAGTCACCAACAGGTCTGTGGTATCAGATTATCAAACAGGGTGATGGTACTGGCTATTCAGATAATGACAGGATTGTCTTTGAATATGAATGTTCACTGCTTGACGGAACCAAATGTTATTCATCACAAACACTTGGTCCTAAGGATATTGTATTGGGAAGAAGTAGTCTTGAACCAGGATTAAATGAAGGTTTAAGAATGCTTAAACCCGGCGGAGAGGCTATCTTTATTTTACCGCCTTTTCTTGCTTTTGGTTTGCCTGGTGATGGAAAAATGATTCCTTCCAGAGCTGTTATTGTCTATAATGTTAATATCTTGCAGCCCGAATAA
- a CDS encoding bifunctional oligoribonuclease/PAP phosphatase NrnA: MIDLSKYTKELSKLFSSSGNILLICHINPDGDAIGSQLALFHYLKSTGKKVTMLSPNHLQEFLKWMDGVEEIKIFIKEQRKCRKIIAEADLIVMLDFNHPSRLGEAQEAVLKSKARKAIIDHHLDPADFVDLIITMPSKCSTSELVHEIICELNEEPFISKPYAESLYVGIVTDTGNFEHGAYSPRTFRIVAELLEAGIEKDKILNLIYNNFSADRLRLQGYALNKRMIVLPELKSAYIFLTKEDLKEYNHVKGDTEGFVNMPLSIKGIHFAALFIEKDNFIKLSFRSKGKFPSNEFASLYFAGGGHLNASGGEFFDTLDNTIAHFLTALKENYWRFEE; the protein is encoded by the coding sequence GTGATAGATTTATCCAAATATACAAAAGAATTATCGAAACTTTTCTCTTCGTCCGGGAATATACTCCTCATTTGTCATATAAATCCCGATGGCGATGCAATAGGTTCGCAACTCGCTTTATTTCATTATCTGAAATCAACTGGTAAGAAGGTCACAATGTTATCACCCAATCATCTGCAGGAGTTTTTAAAATGGATGGATGGAGTAGAGGAGATAAAAATCTTTATTAAGGAACAGCGAAAGTGCCGTAAGATTATTGCAGAAGCTGACCTGATAGTGATGCTCGATTTTAATCATCCGTCAAGACTTGGTGAAGCCCAGGAGGCAGTTCTGAAATCAAAAGCCAGGAAAGCTATTATAGATCATCATCTCGATCCGGCTGATTTTGTTGATCTAATAATTACGATGCCATCAAAATGTTCTACATCAGAATTGGTTCATGAGATTATTTGCGAATTGAATGAGGAACCTTTTATCAGCAAACCATATGCAGAATCTTTGTATGTCGGGATTGTGACTGATACTGGTAACTTTGAGCATGGAGCATATTCTCCGAGAACTTTCAGGATTGTTGCTGAACTACTTGAGGCGGGAATCGAAAAGGATAAGATACTGAACCTGATCTATAACAACTTTTCTGCCGATCGTCTTCGCCTGCAGGGCTATGCATTGAATAAGAGGATGATTGTTCTCCCTGAACTAAAAAGTGCCTATATTTTTCTTACTAAAGAGGATTTAAAGGAATATAATCATGTTAAAGGAGATACCGAAGGATTTGTGAATATGCCTTTGTCGATAAAAGGAATTCATTTTGCTGCTCTTTTCATCGAAAAGGATAACTTCATAAAACTCTCTTTCCGTTCAAAAGGTAAGTTTCCCTCGAACGAATTTGCCTCACTCTATTTTGCAGGCGGCGGGCACCTTAATGCTTCGGGTGGCGAATTTTTCGATACTCTTGACAATACAATAGCTCATTTTCTTACAGCTCTGAAAGAGAATTACTGGAGATTTGAGGAATAG
- a CDS encoding SAM-dependent methyltransferase, translating to MKGRIYLIPVTLGGEDFLKVIPEKVLSITRGLRFFIVEDIRSARRFLRLIDKTFPIDDTVFFELNEHTGESDITEYLDPVIKGSDIGLMSEAGLPGIADPGAKIVALAHKNKLVVTPLSGPSSIILALISSGLNGQNFTFNGYLPVKPAERTNKLKELERKAGEGCAQIFMETPYRNQKLLETIVTTCQHDTRLCIAVDITLPTETIRTMKISEWKRDLPTINDRLVVFVMQ from the coding sequence ATGAAAGGCAGGATTTACCTCATACCTGTAACATTAGGAGGAGAAGACTTTTTAAAAGTCATTCCTGAAAAAGTGCTTAGTATTACAAGAGGATTAAGATTCTTTATCGTTGAAGACATAAGAAGTGCAAGAAGGTTTCTAAGACTTATTGATAAGACCTTCCCTATTGATGACACTGTCTTTTTCGAATTGAATGAACATACCGGCGAGTCTGATATCACTGAATATCTTGACCCGGTTATAAAAGGCAGCGATATCGGATTAATGAGTGAAGCCGGTCTGCCCGGCATTGCTGATCCCGGTGCAAAGATAGTAGCTCTGGCCCATAAAAATAAATTAGTAGTCACCCCGTTATCAGGACCTTCCTCTATTATTCTTGCTCTTATCTCATCGGGACTTAATGGACAGAATTTCACCTTCAACGGATATCTTCCTGTAAAACCTGCTGAGAGGACAAATAAGCTAAAAGAACTTGAAAGAAAAGCAGGTGAAGGGTGTGCCCAGATCTTCATGGAGACACCATACAGAAACCAGAAACTGCTTGAAACGATAGTAACAACCTGTCAGCATGATACAAGGCTCTGCATTGCTGTTGATATTACTTTACCCACAGAGACAATAAGAACCATGAAAATCTCCGAATGGAAGAGAGATTTACCAACAATAAATGACAGGCTGGTAGTTTTTGTAATGCAGTAG
- the ndk gene encoding nucleoside-diphosphate kinase, with the protein MYSDFTFSIIKPNAVRTGKTGPILAMINEGGFEIAAMRMVKMTVPQAESFYAVHKGKPFYEGLVEFMTSGPVVVMILRHENAVEAFRKLIGSTDPSKAEPGTIRKTFAVSVQMNAVHGSDSYENAIIEANFFFSGIERFY; encoded by the coding sequence ATGTATAGCGACTTTACATTTTCGATAATTAAGCCAAACGCAGTCAGAACAGGAAAAACCGGGCCTATCCTTGCAATGATCAATGAAGGCGGTTTTGAGATTGCTGCCATGCGTATGGTTAAGATGACAGTTCCCCAGGCCGAATCATTTTATGCTGTTCATAAGGGCAAACCTTTTTATGAAGGTTTAGTTGAATTTATGACCTCAGGGCCGGTGGTTGTTATGATCTTAAGGCATGAGAATGCAGTTGAAGCATTTCGAAAGCTCATAGGGTCGACTGATCCAAGCAAAGCAGAACCGGGAACGATTCGTAAAACTTTTGCAGTTTCTGTTCAGATGAATGCGGTCCACGGATCAGACAGTTATGAAAACGCTATTATAGAAGCTAACTTCTTCTTTTCCGGAATTGAGAGGTTCTATTAA
- a CDS encoding 6,7-dimethyl-8-ribityllumazine synthase, whose translation MSTTNLSAYNPESVPDAKKMRFGVVVSDWNREITWALLDGTISTLKKHGATDNNIVIKHVPGSFELTLGAQFLAEYDDLDAVICLGCVIQGETPHFNYICQGVTQGITQLNMEYNLPFIFGVLTTNDQQQAADRAGGKHGNKGDEAAVTAIKMAALQREME comes from the coding sequence ATGAGTACCACCAATCTTTCAGCTTATAATCCGGAAAGTGTCCCGGACGCAAAAAAAATGAGGTTTGGAGTAGTTGTATCTGACTGGAACAGAGAAATAACCTGGGCATTACTCGATGGCACCATCAGTACCCTGAAGAAACATGGTGCAACAGATAATAATATTGTTATCAAACATGTACCCGGCAGTTTTGAGCTTACTCTCGGTGCACAGTTTCTCGCTGAATACGACGACCTCGACGCGGTAATCTGTCTCGGATGTGTTATTCAGGGTGAAACACCTCATTTTAACTATATCTGCCAGGGAGTAACACAGGGCATTACTCAGTTAAATATGGAGTATAATCTCCCTTTTATTTTTGGTGTTCTCACAACTAATGACCAGCAGCAGGCAGCAGACAGAGCCGGAGGTAAACACGGCAATAAAGGTGATGAAGCAGCTGTTACAGCCATTAAGATGGCAGCACTTCAGCGTGAAATGGAATAA
- a CDS encoding two pore domain potassium channel family protein: protein MVTGYSSYTIEVKNVKFIADDGRTCPRTAIVTLHDEKGEEVGNELFGAVDVNQIYTLIKEGKDVNLDNFYISEFSLSSYRRHNGLDKKEPVLIKGFSAKNAFFEAKVSTDFSFSSFPDGEISFDGTHFARGKVLFNGSAFGKGNVIFSNTLFRDGNIEFTGSVFGEGDFLFKNSIIKDGVKDFQDIQFGNGEVSFANTEFNRGELLFINTRFNSGRFNFKVARIAGGKVDFHYSVFGDCEIMFERTEFGNSRVDFRTVDFGSGRINFNRSVFGNGEVDFEGASCKSGKIQFKKAEMGSGLKNFNLMEMEDTDISFERTEFGDGDVTFYESKFNTLSLKSCHLDHYFDLRLAKANLLDITDTIVRDIIDLEPYDFPVEVKTLDMSGMRLLGKLYIDWRHNKCKEAIIGQEGTTLRQKADQFRILKENFRNTGKYEDEDEAYIMFKRYEASSILTEQKEKGGIKKITSYIPYGFQWFLFDKIGLYATSPGRVLISVVFFWMFFGSSYYVAELIGLGKTVSSVGNPDNLTVFVQSFYHAAITFFTIGYGDTYPMGFSRIIASFEGFMGVFMMSYFTVAFVRKILR, encoded by the coding sequence ATGGTTACAGGGTATTCCAGTTATACGATTGAAGTAAAAAATGTAAAGTTCATTGCGGATGATGGCCGTACCTGCCCGAGAACTGCAATAGTAACACTTCACGATGAAAAGGGTGAAGAGGTTGGAAATGAGTTGTTTGGTGCAGTTGATGTTAACCAGATTTATACTCTGATCAAGGAAGGCAAAGACGTTAATCTGGATAATTTTTATATTTCTGAGTTTTCCCTCTCATCTTACAGAAGGCATAACGGACTTGATAAAAAAGAACCGGTACTGATAAAGGGATTCTCTGCCAAGAATGCTTTTTTTGAAGCAAAGGTGAGTACAGATTTTTCCTTCTCTTCTTTTCCTGATGGTGAGATAAGTTTTGATGGCACCCATTTTGCGCGTGGTAAAGTACTCTTTAACGGATCTGCATTCGGCAAAGGGAATGTGATCTTTTCTAATACACTCTTCAGAGATGGAAATATTGAGTTTACAGGATCTGTTTTCGGGGAAGGCGATTTCTTGTTTAAAAACTCAATAATAAAAGATGGAGTAAAAGATTTTCAGGATATCCAGTTTGGTAACGGAGAGGTAAGCTTTGCAAATACCGAGTTTAACAGAGGGGAATTACTCTTCATAAACACACGTTTCAATAGCGGACGATTTAATTTTAAAGTGGCCAGGATAGCAGGAGGTAAGGTTGACTTTCATTATTCTGTTTTTGGCGATTGCGAGATAATGTTTGAACGTACCGAATTCGGTAACAGCAGAGTTGATTTCAGGACTGTTGACTTTGGTTCAGGTAGGATAAATTTTAACCGTTCGGTATTTGGTAACGGCGAAGTTGATTTTGAGGGAGCTTCGTGTAAATCAGGTAAGATCCAGTTCAAGAAAGCTGAGATGGGTTCAGGTCTTAAGAATTTCAACCTTATGGAGATGGAGGATACCGACATAAGTTTTGAAAGAACTGAATTTGGCGATGGCGATGTAACTTTTTATGAATCAAAATTTAATACCCTTTCACTAAAGTCCTGCCATCTTGATCATTATTTTGATCTCAGGCTTGCAAAAGCAAATCTTCTGGATATTACAGATACCATTGTAAGGGATATTATTGATCTTGAGCCATATGATTTCCCCGTTGAAGTTAAAACTCTTGATATGTCGGGTATGAGGCTTCTGGGAAAATTATACATTGACTGGAGGCATAATAAGTGTAAAGAAGCCATCATCGGACAGGAGGGAACTACACTGCGTCAAAAGGCTGACCAGTTCAGAATACTAAAGGAAAATTTCAGAAATACAGGAAAGTATGAAGATGAAGATGAGGCTTATATTATGTTTAAGCGTTATGAGGCAAGCTCCATACTTACAGAACAGAAGGAAAAGGGTGGAATTAAAAAGATAACCAGTTACATTCCTTACGGATTTCAGTGGTTTCTTTTTGACAAGATCGGTCTATATGCTACATCGCCTGGAAGAGTTCTTATCAGTGTGGTATTCTTCTGGATGTTTTTTGGATCAAGCTATTATGTTGCTGAACTGATCGGACTGGGAAAAACCGTTTCATCGGTAGGTAATCCTGATAATCTCACAGTATTTGTCCAATCATTCTATCATGCAGCGATTACCTTTTTCACTATTGGATATGGTGATACTTACCCAATGGGTTTTAGTCGCATTATTGCAAGTTTCGAAGGATTTATGGGCGTATTTATGATGTCCTACTTCACAGTTGCATTTGTCAGAAAAATACTCAGATAG